The segment GATGGTAATGGTTATGTTGATGATGTCCGGGGTTGGAATTTTGTCAATAACAACAACAACACCCTAGACCAAAACGGTCACGGTACTCATGTTTCTGGCACTATTGCGGGAGAGAAAAATAGCTATGGTGTAACTGGCATTGCTTATAATGCCAAAATTATGCCGGTGAAAGTGTTAAATGAATCTGGTTCTGGTTCGTATAATGCTATAGCCAATGGCATTTACTATGCAGTGAATAATGGTGCTAATGTCATTAATCTGAGTTTGGGGGGCAATTTTTCTAACCGGACTCTACAAAATGCGGTTGAGTATGCCAATAGTAAAGGCGTAGTTGTGGTGATGGCGGCTGGTAATGATGGCGGTTCTCAACCAAACTACCCAGCCCGTTACGCCAACAATACAGGAATTGCGGTGGGCGCAGTAGATAGAAATAATAACTTGGCTAATTTTTCTAATCGTTCTGGGACAAATGAATTGGCTTATGTGACAGCCCCTGGTGTCGATGTCTATTCAACAGTACCGAATAATCAGTATGCTTCTTACAACGGCACATCGATGGCGACTCCTCACGTCGCTGGGGTAGTTGCGTTGATGTTGAGTGCTAACCGTAGCTTAACTCCTACACAAGTGCGCCAAATTATTACAGAAACCGCCGGAAATAATACCCAAGCTGCCACTGCTAGTTATCAGACTGATTCAATTAACACTAGCTCAATAGTAAAATCTGCAATAGCATTATCTAGTTATCAAATCTCTACTACTAATTTCAGCGTTGATCATAACTCGGTTTCTGAAATTACTTCTCCTGCTAAACTGACTAATCAAACCACCGCTACTAATTCAGCAACTAGCTTACAGTTCCACTACTATAACGACAATATCGGTATTAAGAGTTACAACAGTACCGATGAAGAGACTCCAAGCGATAGCCCAAATAATGGCAATAATGGTAATTTGGGAAAATTCTTAGAACGACTAGATCAACTTCAAAAGCAACTAGAAGAATATCGCCGATTTTTGGGCTTTTCTAATGGTAAAAGTTAGTCATTAGAGAGTGTGCTTTAAGTATGGGTATAGCAATTACTAAGATAACGCCTCTACTGCCAAAATCAGGGTGCGATCGCCTTTAACAATCGTCCATTGAAAATCATCTCTCTCGTTATGCTGCTACCATCTCCGGTAAATATTGTCCCAGTGCTGGGTTTATGCTTTTAACCCACAGCATAATCACTCATTTCCCTCATAAAAGGCGGATAAAAACCTAGAACAATATCTTGTTTTGGTACGCCCAAATCAACTAAATCTGCTGCAATATCATGTTCTGTTGAATTGTAAAAAATCCAGATTTTCTCATTGCGAATATCAAGATGTATTAAACAATGATGCACCCAGCGTTTATGTAACCAACCTAGATGCACAATTTGATAGTGATGGCGCTGCGTATCAAAAATAGTTTCAACCTCAATCTCACCGTAAGCTGGCTTAACTTCTGCGTAACCAATCAACAATTGCTGTACAATTTGCTGGTAGTGCGTTAATTTATCCGTTAATCCTTCCATAGTAAAATTTGCTCCAATTCAATATCGTAAACAATTATTTTTACGGAATTTTCTTGCAGCATTGAGGTGGGAAAATCCAGTTGAAAGAAGCTGTTATAGATTAGATTAGGTACAGCTAGATAGAGAATGCGATCAGGGTCTCCACGGCGTAATGCAGCCCGATAGTTAATAAACTGACCTAGTGCTGTATGAAACTCAGAAATTGCCGATGCACTGGCTAAAAAACTTTTTACTTCCACTGCAATTTTCTCATCTCCTCGCTCCGCAGCTAGTAATCTTTCTGCCCCCAAGTCAATTTCCATATCTACACCACCTACTTTAATCTGAAATGGATCGTGAGTCACATTCCACCCATCTTTAGTAAGAGCCATCTTAACAACTTGATGAAAACGATCCTTAGCCACAAAAGAAGATTCGATATATAGGTGCAATTCAAACCTATCACACCCAGTAAAAGAGTGATATCACATAGAAGTGTAAACTGTGAGGAATGCTATGACTCAACAACTGCGATCGCCAACCGTCTCATAACTATTGTAAGTTGACCGGAATCACACCAACCATCATCAACAACCGTCTTGGATAAGAGATATGATTAAGTGTGCATTGTGAATTGTTGATATGGTTACTCTGTCTCCCAGTCTACAAGCTAGACTCTCTCAACCTTTAAAAATCGGCTCGTTTGAGGTGAAAAGCCGGGTTTTACAATCGCCTTTATCTGGGGTGACAGATTTGGTGTTTCGTCGGCTAGTGCGTCGCTATGCACCAGATTCGATGATGTATACCGAAATGGTCAATGCCACGGGACTGCACTATGTGAAGCAGTTACCCAAAATTATGGAAGTTGACCCTAACGAACGCCCAATTAGTATCCAGTTGTTTGACTGTCGCCCTGATTTTTTAGCTGAAGCAGCCGTGAAAGCTGTGGCGGAAGGGGCTGATACTGTTGATATTAATATGGGATGTCCGGTAAATAAAATTACCAAAAATGGCGGTGGTTCTTCGCTGTTGCGTCAGCCGGAAGTTGCTGAAGCCATTGTGCGGGAAGTTGTGAAAGCTGTGGATGTACCAGTAACAGTTAAAACCCGAATTGGTTGGAATGACAAGGAAATCACTATTCTCGATTTTGCCAAGCGGATGGAAGATGCAGGGGCGAAAATGATTACTGTGCATGGACGCACCCGCGCTCAAGGTTACAATGGTAACGCCCGTTGGGAATGGATAGCCCGTGTGAAAGAAGTGCTATCGATACCTGTAATTGGCAATGGCGATATATTTTCTGTGGAAGCCGCAGTAAAATGCTTAGAGGAAACTGGCGCTGATGGTGTGATGTGTTCGCGCGGAACTTTGGGTTATCCCTTTTTGGTAGGCGAAGTTGACCACTTCTTAAAAACTGGCGAACTTTTACCGCCACCAACCCCAATTCAACGTTTAGAATGCGCCAGAGATCATTTACAAGCTTTATGGGAATATAAAGGCGATCGCGGTGTTCGTCAAGCTCGTAAACACATGACTTGGTACGCTAAAGGATTCATCGGCGCGGCTGAGTTACGCGGACAATTAAGTGTGATTGAAACAGTCCAGCAAGGTTTAGATTTAATTGACCGCGCTATGGAAAAATTAGCATCTGGTTATGAGGTTTTGGAAGAAACTACTAGTTTTCAGATGGTTTAGAAGGGGGATGAGGGAGACAGGGGGGACAAGGGAGACAAGGGAGATGAGGGGGACAAGGGGGATGGAAGTTTGTGTGTAGGTAAACAAAAACTCTTAAATTCTTACCCCCCTACACCCTTACACCCAACCTCAACAGACTGTGACATACTCTCAACTCTCTAACATCTGCCGTGCAAACTCAATCGCATCTGTAGCTGTAGCAATTTTACCTTCTGCTTGAGCGATCGCAATCTCGGTCAGTAGTTCTCCGACAACTGGCGAGGCTGGAATATTTAGTGCTAACATTAGTTGTTTACCACTCACTAGTTGAGTGGGATGAGCGACCAGATCATCAGGGTTAAGGTAGCGGCTGATCAAAGGTGAGTAAACCAACAGTGATTTGTCGCCTGACATCGCCTCTACCAAAGTATCTTGTGCTACCGCCAATAATACGACAACAGGAAAGACATGACCTGCTTCTTGGAACAAAAAATATTGTTCTCGGATAGACTTGTTGGTAGATTTTAACTGCGGAAATAATTTCAAAGCCGTTGTCACAGCGCGAATTTCAGCACGGCTATAGGTGAGTTCTTGGAGTTCTAATTC is part of the Aulosira sp. FACHB-615 genome and harbors:
- a CDS encoding XisI protein gives rise to the protein MEGLTDKLTHYQQIVQQLLIGYAEVKPAYGEIEVETIFDTQRHHYQIVHLGWLHKRWVHHCLIHLDIRNEKIWIFYNSTEHDIAADLVDLGVPKQDIVLGFYPPFMREMSDYAVG
- the dusB gene encoding tRNA dihydrouridine synthase DusB — encoded protein: MVTLSPSLQARLSQPLKIGSFEVKSRVLQSPLSGVTDLVFRRLVRRYAPDSMMYTEMVNATGLHYVKQLPKIMEVDPNERPISIQLFDCRPDFLAEAAVKAVAEGADTVDINMGCPVNKITKNGGGSSLLRQPEVAEAIVREVVKAVDVPVTVKTRIGWNDKEITILDFAKRMEDAGAKMITVHGRTRAQGYNGNARWEWIARVKEVLSIPVIGNGDIFSVEAAVKCLEETGADGVMCSRGTLGYPFLVGEVDHFLKTGELLPPPTPIQRLECARDHLQALWEYKGDRGVRQARKHMTWYAKGFIGAAELRGQLSVIETVQQGLDLIDRAMEKLASGYEVLEETTSFQMV
- a CDS encoding S8 family peptidase; the encoded protein is MPINDTSKALLSHNGLNSQLLSSADSFDNKNQYNSYLSSSSYYQTSNAKITTATSKNYSSTTGYGLVNAAAAVAKAVGRNTFANVPNSGGNNWGADLVNAPEAWNNGYTGKGVVVAVIDTGVDYNHEDLKNNIWTNTKEIAGNGIDDDGNGYVDDVRGWNFVNNNNNTLDQNGHGTHVSGTIAGEKNSYGVTGIAYNAKIMPVKVLNESGSGSYNAIANGIYYAVNNGANVINLSLGGNFSNRTLQNAVEYANSKGVVVVMAAGNDGGSQPNYPARYANNTGIAVGAVDRNNNLANFSNRSGTNELAYVTAPGVDVYSTVPNNQYASYNGTSMATPHVAGVVALMLSANRSLTPTQVRQIITETAGNNTQAATASYQTDSINTSSIVKSAIALSSYQISTTNFSVDHNSVSEITSPAKLTNQTTATNSATSLQFHYYNDNIGIKSYNSTDEETPSDSPNNGNNGNLGKFLERLDQLQKQLEEYRRFLGFSNGKS
- a CDS encoding XisH family protein: MAKDRFHQVVKMALTKDGWNVTHDPFQIKVGGVDMEIDLGAERLLAAERGDEKIAVEVKSFLASASAISEFHTALGQFINYRAALRRGDPDRILYLAVPNLIYNSFFQLDFPTSMLQENSVKIIVYDIELEQILLWKD